The Bacteroidales bacterium genome includes the window CAACGATTCGGATAATTTCAGTCACGGCGTATCTTATTTTGATGTAAAGTTGAAGGGAACTGAAAAGGAATTAAAAAGGATTGCAGGAGAAGATAAAATATTTTTATTCAACTGGAAATGCAATAAAGAACCTATAATAAAATAATATGAAACCACCGCTTACTTACTATGGAGGGAAGCAAAAATTATCTAAAAAAATAATATCAATAATTCCTGAACATAAAATTTATTGTGAAGTGTTTTTTGGAGGTGGTGCAATATTCTTTGCAAAGCCAAAAGCAGAAGTTGAAGTAATAAATGATAATAACGGGGAACTAATAAACTTTTACAGAGTATTAAAAACAAATTACAGAGAATTAAGCAAAGAAATTAAAGCTACACTACATAGCAGAGAAGAACATCAAACAGCAGAAGTGGTAATGAAATATCCAAGAGTATTTAATGAAGTAAGGCGTGCTTGGGCTATATGGACATTAGCAAATCAAAGCTTCGCTTCAATGCTTGGTGGTACTTGGAGATGTGATTTGCAGAAAAATTCAACAGCAAGCCGTTTAAATAATAAAAGAAATAATTTTACTGAAGAATATGCTAAACGCCTTGAATTAACGCAGATTGAAAGCAGAAACGCTTTAGCAGTAATTAGGCAATGGGATAGCAAAAATACATTTTTTTATTGCGATCCTCCCTATTTCAACGCTGATATGGGACATTACAAAGGTTATACTGAACAGGATTTTGAAAATCTTTTAAAAATACTTTCTGAAATAAAAGGGAAGTTTATTCTTAGCTCCTATCCTTCCGAACTTATTGAAAAATATACAAAAAAACATAAATGGCACACTACAAAGATTGAGGGGATATCCGTATCTGTGGCTTTAGGTAAGCGAAAAACAAAGACGGAGGTGCTGACAAAGAATTATATATAAAAATGATAACAAAACTCGTTTTTAAAGTGCGTATACTTTTAGGATAGAAGAAGTTTTGCAATGCTTTTAGCCAATGGTTGTTTTGTTTGCAATTCAATCCAATACCATTGTCCGTTAGGATTATTTTCAATAAAAACAAATTCATTTTGAGGAGTTCTAATTAAATCTATGGCACTAAAATAAAGATTGTATGAATGAACAAATTTTATTAATGATTGCTCAAGTCGTTTTGGCAACTGAAATGGACTGTGTTGTATTGTCCACGGATTTGCTTTTCTCCAGTCGTGTTTAGTTGCATCTAAACTTTGAGAATATATTTCTGTTGCAAAAACTTTATTGCCGATTACATTAACTCTTAGCTCTGTTTTCTTTTCAATATATTCCTGTATAAGCGTAGGAGTATAGCGAATATTATCAAGATAATTTTCTTGTTCTTCTTTAGTTAACTTGTGTGAGAAAGTATGAACAGGTATTTGGTTCACTTGAACAGAATTTGTTTGTAAACTTTTACAAAGAACTTGATTTTTCATCTCTTTGAAGAATAAAGCAGCTTTCTTTGGGTCGTTTGTTACAAGCGTTCTTGGTATTCGTAAACCAAATTTAGAAGCCGTATTAAGTTGTCCAAATTTAATTTGTGCTTGCTTGTTATTGAATGGATTATTTATCCATTTTAGGTTTGGAAAAGTATAAAGAAATTTAAGTGCGATGCTTCCTTCTAATGAAGAAAAATCTTTTGCTCCGTCAATCTCTAATTCGCGATGAGGACTTACTGTAATAGGTTTACGATAGTATGCAGCTACAAGTTGTTTAAGGTTAACTTTACGATTTAATTTATCAGATAAAAAGCCATAAAAATTATATTTTTCGTCATAACCAAGGTTCAATAAATAAAAGTCAAGAAGTGATTCAGAGTTTAAACGAAAAACATGACATTTCATCTTTTTAAGTTCAGCAATTACTGCATCTGTATGAGGATCGGATTTTTGAGTAACAATTAAAACCTCTTTCATTCATTAAATATAAACAAAATATAAAAAGCGTTAAAAGTTAATAATGAAGAATTTACAAAATGAATAGTTGTCATCTTTATCTTCATGAGAATCAATCGTCTGTATCTTCATCAGGATCAGTATTGAATATTCCTGTTGTTGATGTTCGCGACCATGTTGTTTGCATTCGAACATCTTGTCCAATAAACATTTGGCTTTCGTCGTCATACTTTCCTTTAGGTTCTTCAAGAATAATTTTGGATTCTTCGGCGTACAAAAGTGTAAATGGTACTTTGTCAGTTGTTTTAAATTTATTCATATTTTCTCTTTTTTTTTCAAAGTTAAATATTTTTTTAAAACACAAAAATAAAATATTTTAACATTCAATCCATACAGCTATTTAACTAAGTAAATTTGCACTAAATTACCTGATATGATAAAATTATCAAATAAACAAATTTGAACAAAAATTTAAGCAGGAAAGAAATCTTGAGCAAGATAAGCTTGCTTTTATTGAAGCAATCAAAAATACTGAAATTAAAGAGATAGAAACAGAATTTGACGAAATTAGTTCAAATTCTCTCTCGTCAGAACTGAATCATACAAAATTATTTCTTTTAGGCGAAACGCATGGAGTAAAAGAAAATCCTAATATAATTTATACTATTTTTAAAAAATACGGATTCAAAAATTTAGCTTTAGAATGGGATATAAAAATGGAAAAAGCAGTAAAATATTTTTTGCAAACAGAAGAAATAGATTTCGAAAATATAAAAGATAGCCCTGATGGGAGAATTACAGCTGGACATTTTGCTTTGCTGAAAAAAATGAAAAATGAAGGATTAATTGAAAATCTTATCTGCTTTGATGAAAAGATTCCAACTGGCAAATGGAATGAACGTGATGCGGATATGGCAAACAATATTATAGAGAATTTATCGAAATATAAAACACTTGTTGTTGCTGGAAATATACATACAGAGACTAAACCTATCATTTTTGATAACGAAAAAAAAGAGCATCATCCTATGGGGGAAAAGATAATAAAAAAAATCCCTAATGTTCCATCTGGGAAAATTAAATATATTACTGGAGAATTTTATAATTATGGGAAAAAAAAGTTTAAAAAAAAACCTGAAGATATACTATTACAAAAAGCAAAATTTCATAAAACTCCTGAAGGTAAATATATATTTGAGCTTCCGAAAGCTCATGCCGCAGTTGTTCCAGATACAAATTCTAAAATAAAATAGAAATAGACAGCAGCGAAAATTTCTTTATTCATTAAATAAATTAAGCAAATACTCTTAAAAGAAAATTAGAATAATTAAGAGCATTTACATCAATTAGCAAAAAACAAAAACACACAAATTTTGCAAATAAAAAATGCCACTAAAAGTAATGAAGTGGCATTTAGTAATTAATCAATAAATTTATTAGACTTCCCAACAATCATTTTTAACAATTCAATTACTTCCTGCAAATTATCAGAATTTTCAACAACAATAGTGCAACATTCGCCATTCCAAAACCTTTTTACCGATTCGGGAAGCGATTTAATACGATGAAGTTTTACTCTTTCTCGCGTGTCGCTTTCTTCGTTCATTACAACAATATCAACATTCTTTCTTCTTAAATGCAAGAAAGCAAGGTTTTTGTTTTTACGAATTGAGATGTAATGCTTCTTTGGATTAAACTCAAGTGTGCTGTCTGTTTCAAGTAATGCAGATTTAATATCATTGTAGATTTTTCTTATTCTATCGGGCAATTCGCACAAGTGATCATTCTCGGTTAATTTTACAGCTTCTTCTTTTTTCTGCTTGTCATTTTTCCAAATATCAGCAAAAAGCGGGTTTACATTGAAAATAGTATTGTTATTGCAATAATACTTTTTAACGAGTATTTGCCTTACCATCTTACCCCATGTTTCAATATATACAGCTTGCATTAAATCCAAAACAACATTTTCATTGTCTTTCAAAATCAGTATTGCTGGCTTGTTATCAAGCATATCTGATAAAAGTTCTGATATTTCCTGTTCTTCATAAAGATAGCTTTTTAACTCGTTTTTAGTTTCATCGTTTGCATTGATAACATTGCAAAGCTCAACAATAAAATCATTTTGATAATTTTTACTTCTTAAATAAGCGAGAAAATGAGTAATACGAGCATATAAAAGCCCCAAGTTGTTTTCCGATAATATTATCTCAATAATATACATTCTTGGCTTTTCTTTATCACTAAAGTCAAACAGAAACATTTTTGGGAAAAACTCATTTTTGCTTTTCGTATTATCAATAACAACAGTATTTTCGCCGAAAAGCGTTTTGTGATGTTTGGTAATAAATTCTTCCAGATCACTCTCCTTATAAAACTTTGCTTCGTTAGTGTGTTCGTCTCCGATAAAGAATTCTTCTGTTGTAGCAAGCAGTTTATCATCTTTTAAAACATAAGGACTTTGAAAATGATTTAATTCTTTTCGTATTTCTTTTTGCTCTGGCTTTACTTCTTCTTTCTTTTTGCTTTTCTGCAATTCTTCTTCTCCGCTTGGAGTTAGCTCTCCGCCTATTTCTGCCCAAATACCGACAGGAATTTCATCTCTGACAGCGGTATCAAGTGATGAAGCAAAGTTAAGTGCAACATCAAATTTTTGTTCTTGATACAATTCGTAAAATCTTCGCAAGTCCTTACAATCCTTTTCATTTAAATGTTCGGGCTTTGTCCAGTCTGGATATTCAACTTTCTTTTTGTTTTCCGTTCTTGCTTTTGGCGTTTGTTTTGGTTCTGCCTTAATAGTTTGTTTCTGAGATTTTTTCTCGTTTTGCTTTTTAGCTGAAACATTACTTTTCTTAGTGCTTACAGCTTTTTTTGTTTTTGTCTTTTTCATATTTCAAGGGTTTTAGTTATTTATTTGTTTAAAAAACTTATTCTGTTTGAGAGCATAGCTCCACAAAATAAATAGTCAAGTAAAAAACCCACTGGAATAAATTCCAAGTGGGTTGGCAAAAAATAGAATTCAATAATGAAATTTCTATTTCTCTCGTAAATACACTTTAAACAAAACAAAAATTAAATCAACAGAAAAATCATTTAAGCATTAGAACTGAGACGGCAGTCAAGTGTGAGTGCTTGCAAGTGTATGGCTTTGCGAAAATGAGTGAGGATTAATTCTGTTTTCGCAAAGTTATACTCTTGCTTTTATTTTAAGCAATATGCTTACAATTTACTCTGGTGTAGCTTGGATCGTGCGGTAATTTGTAAGGGTATTGCGACAAAAACAAAAGCCACATTTCTGTGGCTTTTTCATTAAAAGATATTTTCTAAAATTAAGAACTACCTTTTTCGGAATTAATTCTGCTATGAGCTTTTTCAATGATTTTTTCAATGTCTATTGGACTATTTAAAAATTCCTTAAGCTCTTTTTTGTATTGTTGATGCGCCAAATTAACTTTTTCTAATAAAACATCATCACGTATTTTTAACATACCTAATATTATTTGAGATTTAATTCGGGCAACAAATTCTTTGTAAGGAATTGTTGTTTTTTTAACTTTTCCTTTTTTATGTTTTTTTTCGGCACTCATAATTGTTTGCTTTAAGAACTGTTAAACTTTCAACATATTACTATATGCCTTGTTAAATGTCAAATACACGATTTTTTTATATATTCCTTTACCTTCTCATAGTCCTTTTTTGCCCTGTTCTTAGCTCTCATAAAAGCACTCTCTGTCGGAATGTTAAACTTTTGCATTATTCTTTCCTTTGAAATATCCTGTGCTTTTTCAGAACCCACCTCTAATAAAAATTCAACTGCTTTCTCAGACAAATTCTTATCCATAAATGAAAGAATCATTTTGTGGTGTTTGAAAAACTCTCTGTTCGTAATATCACTGTTGTCATAGCCAACATAATTATCAATTCTTGATTTTTTATCAATTTTGTCTTTATCTTCTACATCAAAACTATTTGAAGCCATCTTAATACGATCCTTTTTGCGTTTGTCATCAATCATATGATTTATTGAAACCCTTTTTATCCAAGCAGTAAACTTATTTTCCAATTCTTCGTCATTGTAATCATGCTCAGGAAATTGATGCAGATTATAATATATCTTCAATAATATTTCCTGAGCAAAATCGCTCCCTTGCATTGATGGTTCTTCTCTTTTTCTGCAAAAAGAAAAAGTAATATTTTCAATACTGCTTATGTATTTTCTCTTTGACATTAATTTAGTGAATGCTTTGCTTGCATTTTCTTTTTCCTGCGGTGTTTCTGAGTTTAAAAGTTGAATTTGGCATATTAACTTTCTTAGGTTTTCCGAAGTTTTCATTTTTTTGTTTGGTATAAAAAATGGTCTTCTGTGATATAAGACGAAATATTTTTAAAAATCGGACAAGGTTTTTAAAATATTTTTTTCTTCTCCGTTCCGTGTCCTTTTTTAATCTCAATCTGCGTTTTTCTGAATATAAAACGCAAAGATTTTTTTAATGAATTAAAAAAACTAATACAAAGTAAT containing:
- a CDS encoding DUF5655 domain-containing protein: MKKTKTKKAVSTKKSNVSAKKQNEKKSQKQTIKAEPKQTPKARTENKKKVEYPDWTKPEHLNEKDCKDLRRFYELYQEQKFDVALNFASSLDTAVRDEIPVGIWAEIGGELTPSGEEELQKSKKKEEVKPEQKEIRKELNHFQSPYVLKDDKLLATTEEFFIGDEHTNEAKFYKESDLEEFITKHHKTLFGENTVVIDNTKSKNEFFPKMFLFDFSDKEKPRMYIIEIILSENNLGLLYARITHFLAYLRSKNYQNDFIVELCNVINANDETKNELKSYLYEEQEISELLSDMLDNKPAILILKDNENVVLDLMQAVYIETWGKMVRQILVKKYYCNNNTIFNVNPLFADIWKNDKQKKEEAVKLTENDHLCELPDRIRKIYNDIKSALLETDSTLEFNPKKHYISIRKNKNLAFLHLRRKNVDIVVMNEESDTRERVKLHRIKSLPESVKRFWNGECCTIVVENSDNLQEVIELLKMIVGKSNKFID
- a CDS encoding DNA adenine methylase → MKPPLTYYGGKQKLSKKIISIIPEHKIYCEVFFGGGAIFFAKPKAEVEVINDNNGELINFYRVLKTNYRELSKEIKATLHSREEHQTAEVVMKYPRVFNEVRRAWAIWTLANQSFASMLGGTWRCDLQKNSTASRLNNKRNNFTEEYAKRLELTQIESRNALAVIRQWDSKNTFFYCDPPYFNADMGHYKGYTEQDFENLLKILSEIKGKFILSSYPSELIEKYTKKHKWHTTKIEGISVSVALGKRKTKTEVLTKNYI